The Acinonyx jubatus isolate Ajub_Pintada_27869175 chromosome D3, VMU_Ajub_asm_v1.0, whole genome shotgun sequence DNA segment TTGGGGGTTTCCCCTTGCAGCAGCTTAAAGGGAGAAGCCCTGTTGGGACTTTCAAGTCCGACCAGACACAGGTGTTGCATCCTCCTTTTCCACTGGGTTCATTTTGgggctgagaatttgcattcTTTGATGAGGAGAGGGGGTACGGAACGTCGTGTATTCCTCAGCTGCTAGGTAGACCTTTCTGCTCTCAATACCCCGAGATACACAGTAGACAAGAAAATAATACTGGAAATGTCGCACTCAGAAAGCTGACGTGACTTACCTACTTGCCAAGGGAATGATTTGGCAGGGAAGGAGAGTATCACGCTAGTTGTCTGTCTTAAGGGGCCTGGTGCAGTTGATTTCTCTGAAAGGACATTGGTAATCTCTGGCATTAAGATTCTGAggtaactggggcacctggatggctcagtctgttgagtgtctggcttcggctcaggtcatgatctcccggttcgtgggttcgagccccacatcaggctctgtgttgactgtttgctcagagcctggaggctgcttcagattctgtgtctccttccctctctgcccttccccttctccctctctgtctcactctgtctctcaaaaataaataaatgtaaaaaaaaaaaaaagattctgaggTAACCAACTAGGAGAGAAGAACAATCTTTTGGAGTTCTGGGGGAGAAGGAGTGGATTGCAGCCATgtttgggaggaggaggaggacagttAGAGTATCTTCTGATCTTAAAAGCCTTGGCAGCCTTTCTTCAGCATTTGCTCCGTGGAATGGCTGTCAGTCTGGGCAGATCCCCATGCGAGAGCACTGGGAAACGGCAGAGTGAAACTGGTGTTTCATAAGCTTCTCTGAATTCATCACTCTCTCGAATGCTCTAAGGCTTCGAGACAAAGTGCACCGGACAGTCCACATGGAGGTACCCCCGGCCCCGCCATTAGAAGGTGGGGCATCACCAACCTGCCATAGAATTTTATGCAAAAGGACAGGGGTGCTATGGAGGGGGATGGCAGGGGCAGGGTGCTATGGAGGGGGATGGCAGGGACGGGGTTGCTATAGAGGGGGATggcaggggtgctggggagggcgATGGCAGGTGCAGGGTGCTATggaggggggtggcaggggcaggggtgctatggagggggatgggggggtgccAGAATCAGGGCAAGTCATCAAAAaggaagcattttataaaatcctGTAGAGATGACCGGTTCACCAGCTTTTGGGAAGAGAGTGGCCGGTGCCCCCATCCGGACCACAGGGACCGCCTCTCTTGTTACAGTAGCATCCCCTCCATGCTTGCAATCTGCACCTCGTTTTCTGTACCCTTCACGTGACCATGGAAGAGTTCAGGGTTTCCAGGTCTTTTGAAGAATCCGAATGGACATgaggttgttttcttttcccctgccAGTGATTGAGAAATTTACCGAAAATACCCGCTTTTGCCTCATCTGTAACTATCTGTCAAAGATCATCCCCGCCTTGCAGTCCCGCTGTACGAGGTTCCGATTCGGTCCTCTGACTCCTGAACTCATGGTTCCCCGCCTGGAACATGTTGTAGAAGAAGAGAAGTAAGTACATCGGAAAGCAGGAAATGTGAGGGCCCTGGGGACTGAGCAGCGTAGGCCGGGTTCTGGGATGGCTGGCCGGTTGACATTTACAGGTGATCATGTGTGTAGACAACGAAGTAGGGTGCCGGGCACAGAGGAAGCATCGGGCTGTCAGCTGTCGTCATCCTCTCTGGTATCTCCTGGACTTTCTTCGTAAACGGCACTTGGTTCTTCTCCTGATTCCATCCTCCTCCCCCGTGGAAGCTGTCCCGATTTCCTCCTACTCTCCTTTTGTCATTGGAGACTGCATGCTGCCAGGTCCCTTCTGCTAAGATGCCTCTAGCCTTTTTTGACTAGAAGGGAAGGTACCGAGACTTTGCCTTCTGTAGAATCAATCGGTTGCCAAGTAGCCAACCCCAGCTGCTGCCTGTTGAAGGGGGTGCTCTGGCTTCGTGCTCCGGGCCTCGCCAGTGCTCTTTCCTCTCAGAACAGAACTCAAAGCCCGTCGCTCAGCATGGCGATGCCTGGTCCTAAATAAGGGTCTTTCTAGACTCTGAGTGGGCTGTGACTGCTAATGCGAAGCCCACACTCCTTAAAACCAGAGTGAATTCTGGGTCCTATAGATCAGGAGAGTTCTGCTCCCTCCGTCCTTCCCTTTCTTTCGTTACTTCAAAGCCTTAATCATTCCAGGCCATCTCATTCCCTTGGTGAACGCTTGGCGCTGTCCAGGCCCCTGAGGTCCTCCCGCCTCTCTCCTTTCAGGGTGGACATAAGTGAGGACGGGATGAAAGCACTTGTGACTCTTTCCAGCGGAGATATGCGAAGGGCTCTGAACATTCTGCAGGTATGGTACTACTCCTAGCAAATCTTTAGGCACTGCTTTGGAATAGTTTCTCAAGAAAGAAGCAGCAGCACAGCCAACCTAGAAATTCAGAAATCCACACCTGGTAAGATCTCTGTCTCACAACGTACCAAAGATTTCCCCCTGAcctttgtgttttgaaaaattGCAAGAATAATTTGCTGGAGACAAGGGAAAGCTAGGGAAGGACGCTGCAGCTGTAACACCACAGTGGCATCCTCTCACGAGGCCAGGTCTTCCCAGGGTACACCGTGCGGGGTTCGAGCTGCCCTGCACCCACATAACATTACTGCCTACCTGTATTGCTGCCTCCGGTGTCCTCCTGACCCGCCGCGGTGACGGGCACCATGATTCTTCCCGTCTATCTGCACAGAGCACCAATATGGCCTTTGGGAAGGTGACAGAGGAGACCGTCTACACCTGCACTGGGCACCCACTCAAGTCAGACATCGCCAACATTCTGGACTGGATGTTGAATCAAGACTTCACGACAGCCTACAGAAGTATCCTTTCTCACGTCCTGCCGATGGCACATTAGGTACCTCAGGCCAGAACTTGGCCCAGGAGCCCAGGCTGCAGTCGGTGTCTACACCCTACTGGCAAAAGGCAGTTGGCTGTGTATGTATCTGGTCAGCTTTCAGTGGGAACAACAGGTCTCTGGGTGGAGTGGCTCCCTGCCTTTAAAGCCCTTCCTCCTGAAGGGCTCTGACCTGGGTATGGCTTGAAGCCACTTTCCTCACGGATGAGAGAAGCAGTTAGACTTTGGGGTGGCAGATGTGATCATTTTCAAGTGGCCactgttattctcattttgcGGTGAAATGGAAAGCTAGGGGTAGCCCTCTGGGAGATGCATTTAGCTCTGTTCTCTACGAGACAGAAGGAAGCTCTTGTTgaagataaaaacaattttttagaagggggggaggggcatctgggtggctcagtcgctggagcgtctgactcttgatttcggttcaggtcatgactccagggtcatgggatcaagccccgtgtcaggctctgagctgagcaggtggcctgcttgggattctctctccgtctccttctgcccttctcctttaCACACTCTCActctacaataaaataaagataagaattgGGGTCCAACGCATGCAGGTTCAAATCGAAAGAAACAGCCGTGTCAGGATTAAAAACCCTACTTCCCAGTCACTCTGACCAGAGTCTGGCTTCAAAATTGCGTGCAGCGGGTTTCTACTGGAATTTGTGCCTTTTGCCGTAACCATTCCTCTCTAGATATTACAGAGTTGAAAACGCTGAAGGGGTTGGCGTTACAGGACATCCTGACAGAGATACACTTGTTTGTGCACAGAGGTAAGTCAGGCTCTTCCTAGCTGAGAAGCTGAGGGGGAGGCGTGTGGCGGGCTTtaagggtggtggggagggaacaCGAGGCTCCACTTTGGAAGCGAAGAAACAGGAATGAAGTATGAACCTGACCCCTCAGTTTTAGTTTTGTCTTGTTGCTATTTGAAACTTTGTTCCCCAGCTACTCTCTCAACCTCTAAAACTGCTGGGGAAAGAAACTCTTGAGGGCCAACTTTCATTCCTCCAAGGGTTTGTACTTTATAGCAGCAAATAGTATGCTGTAATTCACGCTGTCATTTCTAAGGGTATCTTCCCccaaaaggagaggaggaggaacatCTGTCTTCAGTGTAAACCAAAGCAGTCTGAAGCGAACCACGCGAAGTTCCACACTTGGTCGTAACTTCTGTACAGAGAAGTGGTTCTCCTCCTTGGCAGTGTATAGGAAGCCCCCCAGACCAATTCAGTTGGCCTTTTGGAGGGGGCTGGGCATCAGGATTTTCTCAGGCGCTCCAGGCGATCTGCTGTGTGGCCTTTGCGGGCAAACCCTTCCTTCCGCGACAGCCAACTACAGACACTCGTCCTGCCGGTCCGCCATCGTCCTGCCGGGGCCTCTCCAGGCCTCACCGGGCCAACCGGTACGACCGCTGCCCGAGAACATGGTCCACTCAAGCCCAGCTCTGCACTTTGTGGGAAATGAGTGTGAATAGACGTTTAAAATTCAGTTGATTTACATTTGTTTGTAAAACTGGGACAGCAAGTGAGAAGTGGGCTTTCCAGTTCCCTTCTAGAGCTGCCCCCTTGCTAAAGCAGTGCTGCTGATCTTGTGTCCTTGTGACCACTTTGGAACCTGCTCACAAAATGGGTAAAAACTGAAAACCTGTAGTGTTCACTTCTTCAGAAGTGCGGTCCCTGGTGATCTGAGGCCTCCAGACAAGTTTAGTGTCCCCTGATGTTTAAATTCCTAATcatggtgtgatttttttttttttttttttggtagcagcGAGTGGCAGACCTCACtcagttgattttgttttttcccccagttgACTTTCCATCTTCAGTTCGAGTACATTTATTGACCAAAATGGCAGACATTGAGTGAGTATTtcccaattttcttttccttttttttaccctgtagtgttttttttccctcctacctGCGTGGTTGCAATTTTGTCTACATCATTCATAAATAGCACAATCTCGTTTGTGGTGAGATTGCTGAAAGAAACATGGGGAAGGGCATGATTTGCGTATCTAAAGAACATATGAATAAACATAAGGACAGGTTCAGCTCAGTTACATATTTGAGATAAAGGCTTCTCCTTAGGCCTCAGAGGCCTGGTCCACGTCGGTTCTAGAAATGCTGTTATTTGGAAGGCCTGCTTCGGTTCTGACATCCAGGTCACTTGGGGACAAGCGGCTATCCAGCTGTTATTAAAGCACTTTGGCATAGCAAAGCATATTGGGGGGAAAAGTAAACATAAACTCAATTTTCCACTTTGCCTGGCTCCATAAACACAGTTATTAGCCCCCAGTGAAGCTGGCAGCTATCATTTAAGTAGACAAAAGCATTGGGTTCAAaacagaggccaacacagggccaGCTCTAATTTGCTATCTCTGGCTTTCCACATGCGCACTTTAGGTCCCTTAGCCCCATGCTGTGAATGTCGTGATTTTTGCCCTCGCTGGCTGGGCGCCTGAAAGGTGGCAAGATAGACTACCGGTGTCCTGCTTTACCTTTTACTAGAGCACAGAACCACAGTCAGCCATACTTCCCAGTGAATTAAGAGGAAGGGAATCTGAATGATAATTTCTCTCAATTCATTTTGCGAGTGAAGAAGTAATCCTTAGTCATGTAAATTCTGCATACCCCTGTACAGCTAGAACAAAGTTAAGTTCAGGACGCTGCTGTTGACAactaacaatttttttatttaacttttcctcACCAGTTTGGATCGAATTATAAATGAGTGTTCagggcagagaagaaaatgttagggGACACATTCAAGAGGACTGTTCACGATGAAGTTTTactgcctcctttcctccttcagcAGATGTTCCGTCTTTGATCTCTACTGTTCTCTTGTCAAAAGGTAGCTGTCCGTGATATTCTCTATTCTTAccttgtttgatttcttttaggTACAGACTTTCTGTTGGCACCAACGAGAAGATTCAGCTGAGTTCCCTCATAGCCGCTTTCCAGGTCACCAGGGACCTGATCGTCACAGAGGCCTAAATGCTGAGGACCATTCGCCACCACTCGCGGGCCCCACAGTGACTGGAGAAGAGGGGACTCTGACACAGGATGAACTGCTGTGCGGGCTGGGGGATGAAGCCACAGTCACCCCacattttggaaaactgttcCAGACACGGGTGGGCAAAGGTTTAAAAAGTACCATGTTTGTGTTTGGAGCAGGTATATACCAAACAGTTTTAATATACAGCTCTCTTATTGCACTGCCCATTTGTTTTACAGGAAAAGagtaaaatgctttcttttagcCTTAAGGCTTTTTACCATTCGATTGCTTAGATGGCAGGAAATTGGCCTACCCCATTTTGGTCTAGAACAAAAGGCTTCCAAATCTCATGTGGTACCAGTGTCTTTGATTACTCAAGGTAAACTGAACATCTCCAGAATCAAGTGTGTAAATCTAATCTGTGGCACCATCTCCATATCTACTTTATAAAGgtgttaatgaagaaaaaaataggtgttaATGGATTTCTGGCCCATTAACCTGAGGCACAGGGCCTCAGGTTCCCTTActtgaaaagtgtctatttctCCTCTTAAAGTAGGTTCCTAACTGCGGTGTGGACAGTGAAGAGTCACTTTGTGCCCATGGGGGCCAGGCCTAGGACTCCCTCCTTAATGCAAGGAGGGCAGGCAAACGTGGGCTGGACTCGAAGCCGCAAGGACGAGGCCCTGTGCAGTGTGGCAGTTTATTTTAGAGCAAACAGGCTGCATTTATGATAGTGTtcttctcaataaaaataaagcagcttGCATGTTGGCTGTGTTACGAGTGACTCCTTCGCCGATTATAAACACGCGGTCATTCAACTTGCACCTATGTGAAAAGCCTCCCCCATCTCTGGTATCACAGAATAAGCTCTCCTCGGAGGCTATTCTTTACAAAGGTGTCAGGTTCTTATACTATTCAAAAGGGAGAAGTTGGTTACTTCCATCACTCGCGTTCAACCCACTCCCCGAGGACACCAAGCAAAGTTTGCAGCTAATGGCAAAGTGGGGCCTCGGGGAAGCCGCCCAGAGCCTCTCAGACTACGCTGTGA contains these protein-coding regions:
- the RFC5 gene encoding replication factor C subunit 5; this encodes METSAKKEQQQPAEAKIRNLPWVEKYRPQTLNDLISHQDILSTIQKFISEDRLPHLLLYGPPGTGKTSTILACAKQLYKDKEFGSMVLELNASDDRGIDIVRGPILSFASTRTIFKKGFKLVILDEADAMTQDAQNALRRVIEKFTENTRFCLICNYLSKIIPALQSRCTRFRFGPLTPELMVPRLEHVVEEEKVDISEDGMKALVTLSSGDMRRALNILQSTNMAFGKVTEETVYTCTGHPLKSDIANILDWMLNQDFTTAYRNITELKTLKGLALQDILTEIHLFVHRVDFPSSVRVHLLTKMADIEYRLSVGTNEKIQLSSLIAAFQVTRDLIVTEA